In the Dinoroseobacter shibae DFL 12 = DSM 16493 genome, ATCGCTGTGTTCGCCTTCGAGCGCGTTTACTTGTCGCAATGGGTGGCACCGCAAGTCGCCCCCGCCCCCGCCCACGCCCACGGTGATTAGCCTGCCATCACCTGGCCTGAAGAGATGCGATGCCTTGTGCGCCGATCGTGATCAGCCCGACCGACAAGGCAAACGCAGCCAGGGCAAGCAGCATCACGCCCGTGTTCATGGGCAAGCGACGTACAACCGGTCCAAGAAATTCCGACCGCCCGAAAGCCGAGACGTAGAGCGGCAACGCGCTTATCATAGTCGCATAGAGGTAAACGCCGGAGATGTTCTCGAAAAACGCCGAACGCGCAAGAGTCGGGGATACAACCGCCAAAGCGGTTGAACGATTGCCGCCGAATGACCCGAACCAGTCGGCAGATAGAACGTATATCAGCACGTGGAGACCTGGAAAGAGAAGGGCTCTGAGCAAGACATCGACCAGCACGAAAAACGCCGTGTCTCTTGAGCCCGCCTTTGGTTGCTTTGTCATAGCGAAAAGGAAAAAACTGACATAGTTGACGGCAAAAACCACGGGCAAACCGTTGGTCGCAACCTGCCTTAGTAAGCGCATGAGTGCCGGTCCGCCGGCAGCAAGAGCCGGAGCAAAGCCCGGAGCCAGTAAGACGTAGAACAACAGGACCGGCAGTAATGCAGCGAAGCTGAACAGCAGGACATTTCTAACAAACTGAGCCGCGGGCATACTGATAGAGAAAAATCTATCCATTGAAATAGCCTGCCATGTGGGCACCACTAGGTCGATGATACGGGGCGTTGTTGCACAAGTCTGACGCCTCAGGATTCCCTTCGCGAACCCATGCTGTTAGCCGCATTCCATGAGCAACCCATCTCCCGCCCGCTATCGTACGACCAACTGGTCCAGCTACAACGCATCGCTGCGCAAGCGGGGGTCCCTGCTGATCTGGGTCGACGAAGACATCACTTGGCGCGCGCCCTCACCGCCGCCCTCCTAGCCGGCACGATATCATTTCTGTCCCCCTGCGTGCTACCTCTTGTGCCAGGTTATGTCTCCTACGTAACCGGGCGCACAGCCGCTGAGGGCGGGGTGGTCGGCGCTTCGCCGTCGCGCGCGGTCTGGCTGAGCCTGTGTTTTGTCCTCGGCTTCTCCACCATCTTCATGGGACTTGGCGCATCCGCGACTGCAATGGGTCAGGCCCTGCTTCGGTGGCGGTATGAACTCAACCTCGTTGGGGGCGGCATCATCATTTTCTTCGGGCTCTTCATGATAGGAGCCGCGCGTGTTTCGGTCATGGAACGCGACTTCCGATTCAATCTCAACATCCCCGGGGGCCAACCCGCTGCGTCCTATGTCCTCGGTCTTGCCTTCGGTTTCGGCTGGACTCCGTGCATCGGCCCGATCCTCGGCGCGATCCTGACAGCCAGTGCGGCGAGTGCCACGATGGGCGAAGGTATCATGCTGCTTGCCGTCTATTCCGCCGGCCTTGGAATACCGTTTCTGATCGTGGCCGGATTCACCGACCAGATCGCGGGACGGTTGCGGGCCATCGGCCGGGTTGGCCGCCGCCTCCACCAGCTTGCGGGCATAGTGATGATCTTGATGGGGCTGGCGATGATGACAGGGCAGTTGAGCGCGCTGTCATACTGGATGCTCGACGTATTTCCGGTTCTGGGACGGATCGGATAGCTCCATTAGTAGCAGCGTCTATTGATAACAGAAAATTTTCTTGAACCTCTAGTAGCTTTAGGAGTTAAGCCACCGACAAAGAACGGCACCATGGAGCAAGTTGCCAATAACGCCTCACTCCTTCCCGGGCGAACAACACTGCGTTCGGGGTAAGGTTCGGTTTGCCGTCCAATGCGTGAACGGAGCAATCTATATGCTGACAAGACGACATTTCATCCAGACGACCACCGCGCTGTTTTCGGCATCGATATCCAGCCCGCTCCTTGCAGACACGTGGCCTACCGATGCGCAGAAGGCAGCTTGGGACGCACAGGTTACACCTCCCGGCTACGACCCGGCCACGTCCAACCCTTGGGGCCTTCACCCTCGCTTCCTGCCACAGCGGGTCCTCGCGAAGGACGGACTTGTACCCGGTGATATCCATGTCGATGCTGTTGCGCGCTATCTCTACCACATCGAAGAAGGCGGCACGGCGATGCGCTATGGCGTGGCGATCGCGCGCGGTAAACTTTACGAACCGGGCACCTATACGATCAAGCGCAAGGTCAGGTGGCCGCATTGGCAGCCGACACAAAACATGATCGACCGCGACCCAGAGCTCTACGCCGATATCGCTGACGGTATGGAACCCGGACCTGAAAACGCGCTCGGATCGCGAGCCCTCTATCTCTTCGTCGGCGACCGAGACACCTATCTAAGGATTCACGGGACACCGTATCCAAGAAGCATTGGCGGCCGTGCGAGTTCCGGCTGCGTCCGAATGGTCATGGCACACATCAATGATCTCTATCCCAACGTCGAGATTGGCTCGACGGCATTCCTGTACTCGGCGGAAGACAGCGTCACCCCGAGAAGTTGACTGGCGCATCATGTGTTACGCGTGGGCTTGACGCATCTATGGGCTGATCAGGACTGGCGCGAAGTGCAGATGGGGTTGCCACCTGCCGAGCGTAGCGGAACCAAGGTGTTTTCCACCGGACCGCTGTGTTCATACCAATAACAGCCATCCTCGGGACGAAGCCGCGCCGTGGTGAGATCCTGACCAGGCGCAGCAAGGGCAATGACGGCCTCGGGAACACTTCCCACTTCGTTGCGAGCGCCGCCGTCGTCCAGCGTTGGCACCGCGCAGCCAGCAAGCACCAATGTCGCTGCGATAATCGGCGCGTTTCGTTTCTGCATGTCTACCTCACTCATTCTGATCGCTTCGTACCGGCAAGCGTTGCTCCAACCGCGTCGTTTCAAGGGGGCGGCTAGCTTCAAGCCTCCGCAGGGCGCCTTTCTTGCTGGACGAATATCCACTTGTTGCCCTTGAAGCTCTAGTTACTGTAGGGGCTATGTCAATGTGGAATCAATGAATCCTGAGGTCAATCCATGTCTTCCGACGGCAACCGCAACGATCACGGCCATCCGGGTGATCAAGAGCATTCTGACCCAAGAGGCAACTCCTGTTGCGACGCCAGCAAGGACGTCGCGTCCACGGCGCCAGCGCCGTCTGGCGGAAGGAGCTTTCAGGTCTCCGGGCTCGATTGCGCCGAAGAGGTGGCGATCCTGAACCGGGTTGTCGGGCCGAAAGTGGGCGGAACCGAACACCTGGCATTCGACGTGATCAACGGGCGAATGACCATCCTCGATAGCGCCGAGAGGATACCAGACGACGAAGTCACGCAGTTGGTCGCAACGACCGGCATGAGCGCCAAGCCATGGGATGCCGACAACGCAGCAGAGGACCAGGCGGCGCATCTGGCACGTCAGAAGCGCTTTACCTCGTTGAGCGGCGGCTTCTGGGCGGCGGGATTCCTTTTTCACATTGTCGAGACCGGCATGGGCGGCGCGCTCGGGCTCTTTGCGGGCCATGGCGAGGTGCCTATGCCTATGGTGGAAGCAGGGATCTTCGCCGTCGCGATTCTTTTTGGCGTCTGGCTTGTCGCGCCCAAGGCCTGGTCTTCGGCGCGGAGGCTTAGCCCCGACATGAACCTGCTCATGGTGGTGGCCGTCGCGGGCGCCATCGGCCTCGGCGAGTTTTTTGAGGCCGCGACGGTCGCCTTCTTCTTCTCGCTTTCGCTTTATCTTGAGAGCTGGAGCGTGGGGCGGGCGCGTAATGCGGTTTCCGCGCTCCTCGATCTGGCGCCGCCAACGGCGCGGGTTCTTTACGACGACGGATCTGAATCCGACGTTCCGGCCGCGGCCGTGGCAGTCAATGCAAGGTTTATCGTGCGCGGCGGCGACCGGATCCCCCTCGACGGTGAGGTCGTGGACGGGGCAGGGGCCGTCGATCAGGCCCCAATTACTGGGGAAAGCGCGCTAGTGCCCAAGGAACCAGGCGACGAGGTCTATGCCGGCACGATCAACGGCGAGGGCACACTGACGGTGCGGGCGACGAAGGCCGCCTCGGACACGGTGCTCGCGAAAATCATTCGCATGGTGGGCGATGCCCATGCCCGCCGCGCGCCGGTCGAACAGTGGGTGGCCAAGTTCGCGCGCATCTACACACCCATCGTGATGGCTTTGGCGATCGCCATCGCGCTGGTGCCGCCACTGCTGCTCGGCGGCGCCTGGGACTACTGGTTCTACAATGCTCTGGTCCTTCTGGTCATCGCATGTCCTTGCGCGCTGGTCATTTCTACGCCGGTCTCCATCGTGGCAGCGCTGACCGCGTCGGCACGGGCGGGGGTGCTCATCAAGGGCGGCGCCTATGTCGAGGCGCCGGGGCGGACCACGGCACTGGCGATGGACAAGACCGGGACGATCACCATGGGCGAGCCTGAGGTGGCGGCGGTTCACCCACTGGTCGGCGTTTCCGCACGCGATCTCATGGCGCTGGCAGCAAGCCTGGAGGCGCGGTCTTCACACCCGCTGGCACGCGCCATCCTCTCGCGCGCCGAAGCCGATGGTGTTTCCGTGTCTGCCGCAGAGGACACCCGTACCGTGCCCGGGCGCGGTCTGGAAGGACGCGCCGACGGGCGCGCTATCTGGCTCGGCTCGGATCGCTTCGCCGAAGAGAAGGGGTTCGGCAATGCCATTCCGGCGGATCTGCGGGATCGGATCGAAGGGGCAGGGAGCACCCTCGTTGCCGTGGGTGACGAGACCGGCGTGACCGGCGTACTGGAGCTTCGCGACCGCATCCGCCCAGATGCAAAGGGGATCGTTGCGCGTCTGCATGCGCAGGGTGTGAAGACCATCGTGATGTTGACGGGCGACAACGAACGCACCGCGCGCGCGGTGGCAGCCGAAGTCGGCATCGACGAGGTGCGCGCCGAACTTTTGCCAGAAGACAAGGTGACGGCCATTGAGGAACTCGTCGAAAGCCACGACATGGTGGCGATGATCGGCGACGGTGTGAATGACGCACCGGCCATGGCGCGGGCGCATTATGCCATCGCCATGGGCGCTGTCGGATCGGATGCCGCGATCGAGACGGCCGACATCGCGCTGATGACCGACGACATCGGCAAGGTACCCTGGCTTATCGGCCATTCGCGC is a window encoding:
- a CDS encoding heavy metal translocating P-type ATPase — its product is MAILNRVVGPKVGGTEHLAFDVINGRMTILDSAERIPDDEVTQLVATTGMSAKPWDADNAAEDQAAHLARQKRFTSLSGGFWAAGFLFHIVETGMGGALGLFAGHGEVPMPMVEAGIFAVAILFGVWLVAPKAWSSARRLSPDMNLLMVVAVAGAIGLGEFFEAATVAFFFSLSLYLESWSVGRARNAVSALLDLAPPTARVLYDDGSESDVPAAAVAVNARFIVRGGDRIPLDGEVVDGAGAVDQAPITGESALVPKEPGDEVYAGTINGEGTLTVRATKAASDTVLAKIIRMVGDAHARRAPVEQWVAKFARIYTPIVMALAIAIALVPPLLLGGAWDYWFYNALVLLVIACPCALVISTPVSIVAALTASARAGVLIKGGAYVEAPGRTTALAMDKTGTITMGEPEVAAVHPLVGVSARDLMALAASLEARSSHPLARAILSRAEADGVSVSAAEDTRTVPGRGLEGRADGRAIWLGSDRFAEEKGFGNAIPADLRDRIEGAGSTLVAVGDETGVTGVLELRDRIRPDAKGIVARLHAQGVKTIVMLTGDNERTARAVAAEVGIDEVRAELLPEDKVTAIEELVESHDMVAMIGDGVNDAPAMARAHYAIAMGAVGSDAAIETADIALMTDDIGKVPWLIGHSRRAMTIIHQNIGISLATKALFVGLTAFGMASMWGAIAADVGVSLLVVANALRLLNGHQVEAGPSGGEPVGEQMAKGALAHGH
- a CDS encoding L,D-transpeptidase, which produces MLTRRHFIQTTTALFSASISSPLLADTWPTDAQKAAWDAQVTPPGYDPATSNPWGLHPRFLPQRVLAKDGLVPGDIHVDAVARYLYHIEEGGTAMRYGVAIARGKLYEPGTYTIKRKVRWPHWQPTQNMIDRDPELYADIADGMEPGPENALGSRALYLFVGDRDTYLRIHGTPYPRSIGGRASSGCVRMVMAHINDLYPNVEIGSTAFLYSAEDSVTPRS
- a CDS encoding cytochrome c biogenesis CcdA family protein; translation: MARALTAALLAGTISFLSPCVLPLVPGYVSYVTGRTAAEGGVVGASPSRAVWLSLCFVLGFSTIFMGLGASATAMGQALLRWRYELNLVGGGIIIFFGLFMIGAARVSVMERDFRFNLNIPGGQPAASYVLGLAFGFGWTPCIGPILGAILTASAASATMGEGIMLLAVYSAGLGIPFLIVAGFTDQIAGRLRAIGRVGRRLHQLAGIVMILMGLAMMTGQLSALSYWMLDVFPVLGRIG